The following are from one region of the Klebsiella aerogenes genome:
- a CDS encoding fimbrial protein: MRRVIYRSVFFALLILLCVGREVIACGPANFSSATISFPGTINVSKNDPIGKVLVESATATISGTIGGPCSGTWDLTPWPMNTTLTPSSYPHTVNTNIPGIGLQVQNTYYISNPKPSWNDGYFSPTNRYPVYQMVNLKSNETLKIDLTWVGRLVVTGPVSTRDGNTITNIGGLLFNLTFGQGTAFYMTNGNMSISTKATKVILESCEIGTSAIEVPMGTHAIGQLSAPGDTTDRVGFSIALRGCADTVKDITYQLAPATSVLDDSLSVIALDSTSSAKGVGLQLLDNAGKALPLSKDQPFNFIPNPAGDYDIPLQARYYRLNQAISGGTANTSVTFSVTYQ, from the coding sequence ATGCGACGTGTTATTTATCGGTCGGTCTTTTTTGCTCTGCTTATATTGCTTTGCGTTGGGCGGGAGGTCATCGCCTGTGGTCCGGCTAATTTTTCTAGCGCCACCATTTCATTTCCAGGCACAATTAACGTATCAAAGAATGACCCCATAGGAAAAGTGCTTGTTGAGAGTGCCACTGCTACAATATCGGGTACTATCGGTGGCCCTTGCTCGGGTACCTGGGACCTGACTCCGTGGCCAATGAATACCACCTTAACGCCCTCATCTTATCCACACACGGTTAACACAAACATTCCGGGTATAGGATTACAAGTCCAGAATACTTATTATATTTCCAATCCGAAGCCGAGCTGGAATGATGGATATTTTTCGCCAACCAACCGTTATCCAGTCTATCAAATGGTCAATCTAAAGAGTAATGAGACACTGAAAATAGACCTCACATGGGTAGGAAGATTGGTTGTCACTGGCCCTGTGTCTACCCGCGACGGAAATACGATCACTAATATTGGTGGTCTATTATTTAACCTGACCTTCGGCCAAGGCACTGCCTTTTACATGACGAATGGGAATATGTCTATATCGACGAAGGCGACTAAGGTTATACTCGAAAGCTGCGAGATAGGAACCTCTGCCATTGAAGTCCCCATGGGAACCCATGCAATAGGCCAGCTTTCCGCCCCCGGAGACACAACGGATCGCGTTGGCTTTAGTATCGCGCTGAGAGGCTGCGCTGACACGGTAAAAGACATCACATATCAGCTTGCGCCAGCTACCTCCGTGCTGGATGACTCACTTTCCGTTATCGCATTGGATAGCACATCCTCTGCCAAAGGGGTCGGTCTGCAATTACTCGATAACGCAGGAAAGGCACTACCGCTATCAAAAGATCAGCCATTCAATTTCATTCCTAATCCAGCCGGTGATTACGATATCCCTCTGCAAGCCCGTTATTATCGCCTGAACCAGGCAATAAGCGGCGGGACTGCAAACACCTCCGTCACGTTTTCAGTGACGTACCAATAA
- the ilvY gene encoding HTH-type transcriptional activator IlvY — protein MDLRDLKMFLHLAESRHFGRSARAMHVSPSTLSRQIQRLEDDLGQPLFVRDNRTVTLTEAGDELRVFAQQTLLQYQQLRHTLDQQGPSLSGELHIFCSVTAAYSHLPPILDRFRAEHPSVEIKLTTGDAADAMDKVVTGEADLAIAGKPETLPGAVAFAMLENLAVVLIAPALPCPVRNQVSVDEPDWSTVPFIMADQGPVRRRIELWFRRHKISNPLIYATVGGHEAMVSMVALGCGVALIPEIVLENSPEPVRNRVMILERSDEKTPFELGVCAQKKRLNEPLINAFWKIIQV, from the coding sequence GTGGATTTACGCGATCTGAAAATGTTCCTGCATCTGGCCGAAAGCCGTCATTTTGGCCGCAGCGCGCGGGCGATGCACGTCAGCCCTTCCACGCTCTCCCGGCAGATCCAACGGCTGGAAGACGATCTCGGTCAGCCGTTGTTTGTGCGCGATAACCGCACGGTCACGCTCACCGAAGCTGGCGATGAGCTGCGCGTGTTTGCCCAGCAAACGCTGCTGCAATATCAACAACTACGCCACACGCTCGATCAGCAAGGGCCGTCGCTGTCGGGCGAACTGCATATTTTCTGCTCGGTGACCGCGGCGTACAGCCACCTGCCGCCGATTCTTGACCGTTTTCGCGCCGAACACCCCTCGGTGGAAATCAAACTCACCACCGGCGATGCCGCCGATGCGATGGACAAAGTGGTGACAGGAGAAGCCGATCTGGCGATTGCCGGTAAACCGGAAACGCTGCCGGGCGCGGTGGCGTTTGCCATGCTGGAGAATCTGGCCGTCGTATTGATTGCCCCGGCGCTACCGTGCCCGGTACGCAACCAGGTTTCCGTTGATGAGCCCGACTGGTCAACGGTGCCGTTTATCATGGCCGACCAGGGGCCAGTGCGCCGCCGCATCGAACTGTGGTTCCGTCGCCATAAAATCAGCAATCCGTTGATTTACGCCACCGTGGGCGGCCACGAAGCAATGGTGTCGATGGTGGCGCTGGGCTGCGGCGTGGCGCTGATTCCCGAAATCGTGCTGGAAAACAGCCCGGAGCCGGTGCGCAACCGCGTGATGATTTTAGAGCGCAGCGATGAGAAGACGCCTTTCGAGCTAGGCGTGTGCGCACAAAAGAAACGGCTGAATGAGCCGCTGATTAATGCGTTCTGGAAGATTATTCAGGTATGA
- the ilvA gene encoding threonine ammonia-lyase, biosynthetic has product MAESQPLSAAPEGAEYLRAVLRAPVYEAVQKTPLQKMDKLSSRLDNVILVKREDRQPVHSFKLRGAYAMMSGLTAEQKSNGVITASAGNHAQGVAFSASRLGVKALIVMPVATADIKVDAVRGFGGEVLLHGANFDEAKARAIELAQQQGFTWVPPFDHPMVIAGQGTLALELLQQDAHIDRVFVPVGGGGLAAGVAVLIKQLMPQIKVIAVEAEDSACLKAALDAGHPVDLPRVGLFAEGVAVKRIGDETFRLCQEYLDDIITVDSDAICAAMKDLFEDVRAVAEPSGALALAGMKKYIAQHNIRGERLAHVLSGANVNFHGLRYVSERCELGEQREALLAVTIPEEKGSFLKFCQLLGGRSVTEFNYRFADAKNACIFVGVRLSRGLEERKEILQLLSDGGYSVVDLSDDEMAKLHVRYMVGGRPSKPLQERLYSFEFPESPGALLKFLYTLGTHWNISLFHYRSHGTDYGRVLAAFELGENEPDFETRLNELGYECHDETNNPAFRFFLAG; this is encoded by the coding sequence ATGGCCGAGTCGCAACCCCTATCCGCCGCCCCCGAGGGGGCGGAATATCTCCGTGCGGTACTGCGCGCGCCGGTTTATGAAGCGGTGCAGAAAACGCCGCTGCAAAAAATGGACAAGCTCTCTTCGCGCCTCGATAACGTTATTCTGGTGAAACGCGAAGACCGCCAGCCAGTGCATAGCTTTAAGCTGCGCGGCGCCTACGCGATGATGTCCGGCCTGACGGCGGAACAAAAATCGAATGGCGTGATTACGGCTTCGGCGGGTAACCATGCGCAAGGGGTGGCGTTTTCTGCCTCCCGGCTTGGCGTTAAGGCGCTGATCGTGATGCCGGTGGCGACCGCTGATATCAAAGTTGACGCCGTTCGCGGTTTTGGCGGCGAAGTGCTGCTGCACGGCGCTAACTTTGACGAAGCGAAAGCCCGGGCGATTGAGTTGGCGCAGCAACAGGGCTTTACCTGGGTGCCGCCGTTCGATCACCCGATGGTGATCGCCGGTCAGGGTACCCTGGCGCTGGAACTGCTGCAGCAGGATGCCCACATTGACCGCGTATTCGTACCGGTCGGCGGCGGCGGTCTGGCAGCGGGCGTGGCGGTGTTGATCAAACAGCTGATGCCGCAAATTAAAGTCATCGCCGTGGAAGCGGAAGATTCTGCCTGTCTGAAGGCGGCGCTGGATGCTGGCCATCCGGTGGATCTGCCGCGCGTTGGCCTCTTTGCCGAAGGCGTAGCGGTCAAACGCATTGGCGACGAAACTTTCCGTCTGTGTCAGGAGTATCTCGACGACATCATCACCGTGGATAGCGATGCGATCTGCGCGGCGATGAAAGACCTGTTCGAAGACGTGCGTGCGGTGGCGGAGCCTTCCGGCGCGCTGGCGCTGGCGGGAATGAAAAAATACATCGCCCAGCACAACATTCGCGGTGAACGCCTGGCGCACGTGCTTTCCGGTGCGAACGTCAACTTCCACGGCCTGCGCTACGTTTCCGAACGCTGCGAGCTGGGGGAACAACGTGAAGCGCTGTTGGCGGTGACCATCCCGGAAGAGAAGGGTAGCTTCCTGAAATTCTGCCAACTGTTAGGCGGGCGTTCGGTCACCGAGTTCAACTATCGCTTCGCCGATGCGAAAAACGCTTGTATTTTTGTCGGCGTGCGCCTGAGCCGCGGCCTGGAGGAACGCAAAGAGATCCTGCAGTTGTTGAGCGATGGCGGTTACAGCGTGGTGGATCTCTCCGACGATGAAATGGCAAAGCTGCACGTGCGCTACATGGTCGGCGGCCGTCCGTCGAAACCGTTGCAGGAACGTCTCTACAGCTTTGAATTCCCGGAATCTCCCGGCGCGCTACTCAAGTTTCTGTATACCTTAGGCACGCACTGGAATATTTCCCTGTTCCACTATCGTAGCCACGGCACTGACTATGGCCGCGTGCTGGCGGCGTTCGAACTGGGCGAGAACGAACCGGATTTCGAAACCCGACTCAATGAACTGGGTTATGAGTGCCACGACGAGACGAATAACCCGGCGTTCAGGTTTTTCCTGGCGGGATAG
- the ilvD gene encoding dihydroxy-acid dehydratase has product MPKYRSATTTHGRNMAGARALWRATGMTDDDFGKPIIAVVNSFTQFVPGHVHLRDLGKLVAEQIEAAGGVAKEFNTIAVDDGIAMGHGGMLYSLPSRELIADSVEYMVNAHCADAMVCISNCDKITPGMLMASLRLNIPVIFVSGGPMEAGKTKLSDKIIKLDLVDAMIQGADPKVSDDQSNQVERSACPTCGSCSGMFTANSMNCLTEALGLSQPGNGSLLATHADRKTLFLNAGKRIVELTKRYYEQDDASALPRNIASKAAFENAMTLDIAMGGSTNTVLHLLAAAQEAEIDFTMSDIDKLSRKVPQLCKVAPSTQKYHMEDVHRAGGVLGILGELDRAGLLNREVKNILGLTLPQTLERYDVMQTQDDAVKQMFRAGPAGIRTTQAFSQDCRWDTLDDDRAEGCIRSLEHAYSKDGGLAVLYGNFAENGCIVKTAGVDDSILKFTGPAKVYESQDEAVEAILGGKVVEGDVVVIRYEGPKGGPGMQEMLYPTTFLKSMGLGKACALITDGRFSGGTSGLSIGHVSPEAASGGNIAIIEDGDLIAIDIPNRGIQLQLSDAEIAARREAQEARGDKAWTPKDRERQVSFALRAYASLATSADKGAVRDKSKLGG; this is encoded by the coding sequence ATGCCTAAGTACCGTTCCGCCACCACCACACATGGCCGCAATATGGCGGGCGCCCGCGCGCTGTGGCGCGCAACCGGGATGACCGATGATGATTTCGGTAAACCGATCATCGCTGTCGTCAACTCCTTTACCCAGTTTGTGCCGGGGCACGTGCACCTGCGCGATCTCGGTAAACTGGTTGCCGAGCAAATTGAAGCTGCAGGCGGCGTCGCTAAAGAATTCAACACGATCGCAGTGGATGATGGGATCGCCATGGGTCACGGGGGGATGCTCTATTCACTGCCATCTCGTGAGCTGATCGCTGACTCGGTAGAGTACATGGTCAACGCCCACTGCGCCGATGCGATGGTCTGCATTTCCAACTGCGATAAAATCACCCCGGGGATGCTGATGGCTTCTCTGCGCCTGAATATTCCGGTGATTTTCGTTTCCGGCGGCCCAATGGAAGCCGGGAAGACCAAACTGTCTGACAAAATTATCAAACTGGATCTGGTGGATGCCATGATTCAGGGCGCGGACCCGAAAGTATCCGACGATCAGAGCAACCAGGTGGAGCGTTCCGCCTGTCCAACCTGTGGTTCTTGTTCAGGGATGTTTACTGCTAACTCCATGAACTGCCTGACCGAAGCATTAGGTTTATCGCAGCCGGGTAACGGTTCTCTGCTGGCGACTCACGCCGATCGTAAAACGCTGTTCCTCAACGCCGGTAAGCGCATCGTCGAACTGACCAAGCGTTACTACGAGCAGGATGACGCTTCCGCGCTGCCGCGCAATATCGCCAGTAAGGCGGCATTCGAAAACGCCATGACGTTGGATATCGCCATGGGCGGCTCGACCAACACGGTTCTGCACCTGTTAGCTGCGGCGCAGGAAGCCGAGATCGACTTCACCATGAGCGATATCGATAAACTGTCCCGCAAGGTACCGCAGCTGTGTAAAGTGGCGCCGAGTACGCAGAAATACCATATGGAAGACGTGCACCGCGCCGGCGGCGTTCTGGGGATCCTCGGCGAGTTAGATCGCGCCGGTCTGCTGAACCGCGAGGTGAAAAATATTCTTGGCCTGACGTTGCCGCAAACCCTTGAGCGTTACGATGTGATGCAGACCCAGGATGATGCGGTGAAACAGATGTTCCGTGCGGGCCCGGCGGGTATTCGCACCACTCAGGCGTTCTCGCAGGACTGCCGTTGGGACACCCTTGATGACGATCGCGCTGAAGGTTGCATCCGTTCTCTGGAGCACGCTTACAGCAAAGACGGCGGTCTGGCGGTTCTGTACGGCAACTTTGCCGAAAACGGTTGTATCGTGAAAACCGCAGGCGTGGACGATAGCATTCTGAAGTTCACCGGCCCGGCGAAAGTGTATGAGAGCCAGGATGAGGCGGTTGAGGCCATCCTTGGCGGCAAAGTGGTGGAAGGCGACGTTGTGGTTATCCGCTATGAAGGGCCGAAAGGCGGGCCGGGGATGCAGGAAATGCTCTACCCGACAACCTTCCTGAAGTCTATGGGCCTCGGCAAAGCGTGCGCGCTGATCACCGATGGCCGTTTCTCTGGCGGCACCTCGGGGCTTTCTATTGGCCACGTATCGCCGGAAGCAGCGAGCGGCGGCAATATCGCGATCATCGAAGATGGCGACTTGATTGCTATTGATATCCCGAACCGCGGCATCCAGTTGCAGCTGAGCGATGCGGAAATTGCTGCCCGTCGTGAAGCGCAGGAAGCGCGTGGTGATAAGGCGTGGACGCCGAAAGATCGCGAACGTCAGGTCTCCTTCGCGCTGCGCGCTTACGCGAGCCTCGCGACCAGCGCCGACAAAGGCGCCGTGCGCGATAAATCAAAACTTGGGGGTTAA
- a CDS encoding branched-chain amino acid transaminase, which produces MTTKKADYIWFNGEMTPWGEAKVHVMSHALHYGTSVFEGIRCYDSHKGPVVFRHREHMQRLHDSAKIYRFPVSQSVDELMEACREVIRTNKLTSAYIRPLVFVGDVGMGVNPPDGYNTDVIIAAFPWGAYLGAEALEQGIDAMVSSWNRAAPNTIPTAAKAGGNYLSSLLVGSEARRHGYQEGIALDVNGYISEGAGENLFEVKDGVLFTPPFTSSALPGITRDAIIKLAKDLGIEVREQVLSRESLYLADEVFMSGTAAEITPVRSVDGIQVGEGRRGPVTKRIQEAFFGLFTGETEDKWGWLDPVSQ; this is translated from the coding sequence ATGACGACGAAGAAAGCTGATTACATTTGGTTCAATGGCGAGATGACCCCATGGGGCGAGGCAAAAGTGCACGTGATGTCTCACGCGCTGCACTACGGGACTTCGGTGTTCGAAGGTATCCGCTGCTACGATTCTCACAAAGGACCAGTGGTGTTCCGCCATCGTGAACATATGCAGCGTCTGCATGACTCAGCCAAAATCTACCGTTTCCCGGTTTCTCAGAGTGTTGATGAGCTTATGGAAGCCTGCCGCGAAGTTATCCGCACCAATAAGCTGACCAGCGCCTATATCCGTCCGTTAGTCTTTGTTGGCGATGTCGGCATGGGCGTTAACCCGCCGGACGGTTACAACACTGACGTGATCATCGCGGCGTTCCCGTGGGGAGCATACCTTGGCGCGGAAGCGCTGGAGCAGGGGATCGATGCGATGGTTTCTTCCTGGAACCGTGCGGCGCCGAACACCATCCCAACCGCGGCAAAAGCGGGCGGTAACTATCTCTCCTCACTGCTGGTTGGTAGCGAAGCGCGTCGTCATGGTTATCAGGAAGGTATCGCGTTGGATGTTAACGGTTATATCTCTGAAGGCGCGGGCGAAAACTTGTTTGAAGTGAAAGATGGCGTGCTGTTTACCCCGCCATTTACCTCTTCCGCCCTGCCGGGCATTACCCGCGACGCCATTATCAAGCTGGCGAAGGACCTGGGTATCGAAGTGCGTGAACAGGTGCTGTCCCGTGAATCTCTGTACCTGGCGGATGAAGTCTTCATGTCCGGTACCGCCGCGGAAATCACCCCAGTACGCAGCGTTGACGGCATTCAGGTCGGCGAAGGCCGCCGCGGCCCGGTGACTAAACGTATTCAGGAAGCATTCTTTGGCCTCTTCACCGGTGAAACGGAAGATAAATGGGGCTGGTTGGATCCGGTAAGTCAGTAA
- the ilvM gene encoding acetolactate synthase 2 small subunit — translation MMQHQVALQARFNPETLERVLRVVRHRGFQICSMNMETAADAQNINIELTVASQRPVELLFSQLRKLVDVACVEIQQPTSQQIRA, via the coding sequence ATGATGCAACATCAGGTCGCTTTACAGGCTCGCTTCAACCCCGAAACCTTAGAACGCGTGCTGCGCGTCGTGCGTCACCGTGGCTTTCAGATCTGCTCCATGAATATGGAAACCGCGGCGGATGCCCAGAACATAAATATCGAACTGACCGTTGCCAGCCAGCGGCCCGTCGAATTACTGTTTAGTCAGTTACGCAAACTGGTAGACGTCGCCTGCGTCGAGATCCAGCAACCCACATCACAACAGATCCGCGCTTAA
- the ilvG gene encoding acetolactate synthase 2 catalytic subunit: MNGAQWVVHALRAQGVDTVFGYPGGAIMPVYDALYDGGVEHLLCRHEQGAAMAAIGYARATGKTGVCIATSGPGATNLITGLADALLDSVPVVAITGQVAAPFIGTDAFQEVDVLGLSLACTKHSFLVQSLEELPRVIAEAFLVANSGRPGPVLVDIPKDIQLAKGELDPHFSTVPDDVEFPYAEVEQALAMIAQSHKPMLYVGGGVGMAQAVPALREFLSVTQMPVTCTLKGLGAVEADYPYYLGMLGMHGTKAANLAVQQCDLLIAVGARFDDRVTGKLNTFAPHAKVIHMDIDPAELNKLRQAHIALTGDLNAMLPALKQPLSIDTWREHNAQLRAEHAWRYDHPGEAIYAPLLLKQLSDRKPADCVVTTDVGQHQMWSAQHMTYTRPENFITSSGLGTMGFGLPAAVGAQVARPDDTVICISGDGSFMMNVQELGTVKRKQLPLKIVLLDNQRLGMVRQWQQLFFQERYSETTLTDNPDFLTLASAFGIPGQHITRKDQVEAALDTMLSSQGPYLLHVSIDELENVWPLVPPGASNAEMLEKLS; this comes from the coding sequence ATGAACGGGGCGCAGTGGGTGGTACATGCTTTGCGAGCACAGGGTGTCGATACGGTATTTGGCTACCCGGGTGGCGCAATTATGCCGGTTTACGATGCGTTGTATGACGGCGGCGTGGAACACCTACTGTGTCGTCACGAACAGGGAGCCGCGATGGCCGCCATCGGTTATGCTCGCGCCACTGGCAAAACTGGGGTCTGCATCGCCACTTCCGGCCCTGGCGCCACCAACCTGATCACTGGTCTTGCTGACGCGCTGCTTGATTCCGTTCCCGTCGTTGCGATCACCGGTCAGGTGGCAGCGCCGTTTATCGGTACCGATGCTTTTCAGGAAGTGGACGTTCTTGGGTTATCGCTGGCCTGCACCAAACACAGTTTCCTGGTGCAATCGTTGGAAGAACTGCCGCGCGTGATTGCTGAAGCTTTCCTGGTGGCAAACTCAGGCCGCCCCGGCCCGGTACTGGTGGATATCCCGAAGGATATCCAGCTGGCGAAAGGTGAGCTGGACCCGCATTTCTCGACCGTACCTGACGATGTTGAGTTCCCTTACGCGGAAGTCGAACAGGCATTAGCGATGATTGCTCAGTCCCACAAACCGATGCTGTACGTGGGCGGTGGTGTCGGAATGGCGCAGGCAGTACCGGCTCTGCGCGAGTTTCTGTCTGTTACGCAGATGCCGGTAACCTGCACCCTGAAAGGGCTGGGCGCCGTAGAAGCGGATTACCCGTACTATCTCGGGATGTTGGGAATGCACGGCACCAAGGCGGCAAACCTGGCGGTTCAGCAGTGTGATCTGTTGATCGCCGTCGGTGCGCGTTTTGATGACCGGGTGACCGGCAAGCTGAACACCTTTGCCCCGCACGCCAAAGTAATTCATATGGATATCGATCCGGCTGAATTGAACAAACTGCGCCAGGCGCACATTGCCTTAACCGGCGATTTGAACGCGATGCTGCCAGCGCTGAAGCAGCCGTTATCTATCGATACCTGGCGCGAGCACAATGCTCAGCTGCGTGCGGAGCACGCCTGGCGCTACGATCACCCTGGCGAGGCCATCTACGCGCCGTTGCTGCTGAAGCAGCTTTCCGATCGCAAACCGGCGGATTGCGTCGTGACCACCGATGTTGGCCAGCACCAGATGTGGTCGGCTCAGCATATGACCTATACCCGTCCGGAAAACTTCATCACCTCCAGTGGGCTGGGCACCATGGGCTTTGGCCTGCCGGCCGCTGTCGGCGCGCAGGTTGCTCGCCCGGACGATACCGTTATCTGTATCTCCGGCGATGGTTCTTTCATGATGAACGTGCAAGAGTTGGGCACCGTTAAGCGCAAGCAGCTGCCGTTGAAAATCGTGCTGTTGGATAACCAACGTTTAGGTATGGTTCGCCAGTGGCAGCAGCTGTTCTTCCAGGAGCGTTACAGCGAAACCACGCTCACCGATAACCCTGATTTCCTGACCCTGGCCAGCGCCTTCGGCATTCCTGGCCAACACATCACCCGTAAAGACCAGGTTGAAGCGGCACTCGACACCATGCTTTCGAGCCAGGGGCCATATCTGCTTCATGTCTCAATCGACGAACTTGAGAATGTCTGGCCGTTGGTGCCGCCCGGCGCCAGTAATGCAGAAATGCTGGAGAAATTATCATGA
- the ilvL gene encoding ilv operon leader peptide, with product MTALLRVISLVVISVVVIIIPPCGAALGRGKA from the coding sequence ATGACAGCCCTTCTACGAGTGATTAGCCTGGTCGTGATTAGCGTGGTGGTGATTATTATCCCACCGTGCGGGGCTGCACTTGGACGAGGAAAGGCTTAG